One window of the Pyrus communis chromosome 17, drPyrComm1.1, whole genome shotgun sequence genome contains the following:
- the LOC137722802 gene encoding protein SEMI-ROLLED LEAF 2-like — translation MGLISRKLFPACESMCICCPAMRSRSRQPVKRYKKLLAEIFPKSPDGPPNERKIVKLCEYAAKNPFRIPKIAKYLEDRCYKELRLGHIKFINIVADTYNKLLCLCKEQMACFAVSLVSVVTELLDNSKQDTVRILGCQTLTNFIYSQTDGTYTHTIESLVHKVCKLARQSGEDHQSLRASSLQCLSAMVKFMAEFSYIFVDFDEIVHVTLDNYEPDTHNEDDERGQPHHNWVDEVVRSESRVGVVGDDASPSCKIIRPRPEKKDPALLTREEFETPKVWAQICIQRMIELSKESTTMRRVLDPMFVYFDSGHHWVPRQGLAMLVLSDMSYFMEASGNQQLILAYVIRHLDHKTISQDPQLKSSVIQVASALASQIRSGAVLAEIGFVSDLCRHLRKSLQATAESVGEQESNINIMLQNSIEDCLLEISRGIGNVRPLFDMMAITLENLPSGIVARATLGSLMIVAHMISLALISSRTQQVFPESLLVQLLKVMVHPDIEVRVGAHQIFSILLIPTFNQPRHESSSLQSGFGYQSRGWQSNTASTFASITARLEKLRKEKDGPKAEKHGNSNACDDFRDRETAEEVWKQGCNRKNSPNVYKISSIIDRTAGTVSLTEPDPYVMKFSEDQISHLLSAFWIQANLPDNLPSNIEAIAHSFTLVLISSHLKNPTDNLMVRFIQLLLSLRNTSLDSNNGTLTPACQRSMLVLSIGMLMFAAKIYHIPLLKSFIPYDIQVDPYLGISDDLQIYVKRDADVSKYGSVTDNEMASSLLSDLRNKIYESDNIMMEILVQFLSKVSEMKAEDVANQLSESFTPDDAFMFGPQSMLDCDQNQMPVHSKESSFDGEFPSNSSVEDDVTSEASVADLSRFIPRIPTSSSIPPHVISIGQLMESALEVAGQVAGTTVSTSPLPYNTMASQCEALGTGTRKKLSNWLAHENHQSSGRDRLFPAFPADGRAALQKITIDIGHAHGAASAQDPWLAMRLPPASPFDNFLKAAGC, via the exons ATGGGGCTCATCTCTAGAAAGCTGTTCCCGGCGTGTGAAAGCATGTGCATATGCTGCCCTGCTATGAGGTCGAGATCTAGACAACCTGTTAAGCGTTACAAAAAGCTGCTTGCGGAAATCTTTCCCAAGTCTCCT GATGGCCCTCccaatgaaagaaaaattgttaAGTTATGTGAATATGCTGCCAAAAACCCTTTTCGAATCCCAAAG ATTGCTAAATATCTTGAAGATAGATGCTACAAAGAGCTTAGACTGGGGCacatcaaattcatcaatatTGTTGCAGACACTTACAACAAGTTGCTTTGCCTGTGTAAGGAGCAGAT GGCTTGTTTTGCAGTCAGTCTGGTGAGTGTGGTTACTGAGCTCCTGGACAACTCTAAGCAAGATACTGTGCGCATACTTGGATGCCAAACTCTAACTAATTTCATCTATAGTCAG ACAGACGGCACTTACACACATACCATTGAGAGTTTGGTTCACAAAGTATGTAAGCTTGCACGTCAAAGTGGTGAAGATCACCAAAGCTTGAGAGCATCAAGTTTGCAGTGCCTTTCAGCCATG GTGAAATTCATGGCagaattttcatatatttttgttgattttgatgag ATTGTTCATGTCACCTTGGATAACTATGAGCCAGATACACATAATGAAGATGATGAGAGAGGGCAGCCACATCATAATTGGGTGGATGAAGTGGTTCGAAGTGAAAGCAGAGTTGGTGTAGTTGGCGATGACGCTAGTCCTAGCTGCAAGATAATCAGGCCACGACCAGAAAAGAAGGATCCTGCTCTTCTGACGAG AGAAGAGTTTGAAACACCAAAAGTGTGGGCTCAAATTTGTATTCAGAGAATGATAGAGTTATCTAAGGAGAGCACAACGATGCGCCGAGTATTGGATCCAATGTTTGTCTACTTTGATTCTGGGCACCACTGGGTTCCTCGACAAGGGTTGGCCATGCTGGTTTTGTCTGATATGTCATACTTTATGGAGGCTTCAG GGAATCAACAGTTGATTTTAGCCTATGTGATCCGTCATCTTGACCACAAAACCATTTCGCAAGATCCACAACTCAAATCTTCTGTCATTCAAGTTGCTAGTGCTTTGGCTAGCCAGATTCGATCTGGTGCAGTGTTGGCAGAAATTGGATTTGTCTCCGACCTATGTAGGCATTTGAGGAAGAGTCTTCAAGCCACTGCTGAATCAGTTGGAGAGCAAGAATCAAACATTAATATCATGCTACAAAATTCCATTGAAGACTGCTTACTAGAAATTTCGAGAGGC ATTGGCAATGTTCGGCCACTATTTGACATGATGGCGATAACTCTGGAGAATCTGCCATCTGGAATTGTTGCTAGGGCAACACTTGGATCTTTAATGATTGTTGCTCATATGATCTCATTAGCGTTGATCTCTTCACGTACGCAGCAG GTGTTTCCCGAGTCCCTTCTTGTCCAACTTCTGAAAGTCATGGTGCATCCAGATATTGAGGTGCGTGTTGGAGCACACCAAATATTTTCTATTCTTCTCATTCCAACTTTTAACCAGCCCCGGCACGAAtcttcatctttacaatctggtttTGGATACCAATCAAGAGGATGGCAATCGAATACAGCATCTACCTTTGCATCAATCACAGCAAGACTTGAAAAGCTGAGGAAGGAAAAAGATGGCCCCAAAGCCGAAAAGCACGGGAACAGTAATGCTTGTGATGATTTTAGAGATAGAGAGACTGCTGAAGAAGTCTGGAAGCAGGGGTGTAACCGAAAAAATTCCCCTAATGTTTACAAAATTAGCTCAATTATTGACAGGACGGCTGGAACAGTCAGCTTAACAGAGCCA GATCCGTATGTTATGAAGTTTAGTGAGGATCAAATATCACACTTGCTGTCTGCGTTTTGGATACAAGCAAATCTCCCTGATAATTTGCCTTCAAATATTGAGGCTATAGCTCATTCTTTTACTTTAGTGCTTATTTCTTCACATTTGAAG AATCCAACTGACAACCTTATGGTTCGCTTCATTCAACTTCTGCTGTCTCTGAGGAATACATCCCTTGATTCTAACAATG GGACATTGACTCCAGCATGTCAAAGATCTATGCTTGTACTCTCGATTGGCATGTTGATGTTTGCGGCTAAGATCTATCATATTCCTCTGCTCAAGTCATTTATACCGTATGAT ATTCAGGTTGATCCATATTTAGGCATCAGTGACGATCTTCAAATTTATGTAAAGCGTGATGCAGATGTTAGTAAATATGGATCTGTTACTGATAACGAGATGGCTTCATCGTTACTATCTGATTTGCGGAACAAAATATACGAATCAGACAATATCATGATGGAAATCTTAGTTCAGTTCCTATCAAAGGTTTCTGAG atGAAGGCAGAAGATGTGGCAAACCAACTTTCAGAGTCATTCACACCTGATGATGCATTCATGTTTGGCCCACAGTCAATGCTTGACTGTGACCAAAATCAAATGCCTGTTCATTCAAAGGAATCATCGTTTGATGGG GaatttccatcaaattcatcagtGGAGGATGATGTGACAAGTGAAGCATCTGTTGCTGACCTCTCACGTTTCATTCCCAGAATACCTACATCCTCCTCTATACCGCCCCATGTTATCAGCATTGGACAGCTGATGGAGTCG GCACTTGAGGTAGCTGGTCAAGTAGCGGGGACAACTGTCTCTACATCACCTCTCCCCTACAACACCATGGCAAGCCAGTGCGAAGCCCTTGGCACAGGGACAAGGAAGAAACTCTCCAACTGGTTGGCCCATGAAAATCATCAGAGCAGTGGTCGTGACAGATTGTTTCCAGCATTTCCTGCAGATGGACGTGCAGCACTCCAGAAG ATAACGATTGACATTGGGCATGCTCATGGAGCTGCATCGGCACAGGACCCCTGGTTGGCTATGAGGCTGCCTCCTGCTAGTCCATTTGACAACTTCCTCAAGGCAGCTGGGTGTTAG
- the LOC137723635 gene encoding homeobox protein knotted-1-like 1 isoform X1 — protein sequence MEEFYRMIAGVTCAGSNDHVNVHQQVENMSASTSSASCGGFHGGGHVVDDHNMLLFGTEGLGSDHMSDLIKSRIASHPRFSDLVTACLECQKVGAPAEMKNLLEEIGRVSHPMSTCSEIGADPELDEFMESYIGVLHRFKEELSKPFDEATTFLVNIQTQLSNLCKGTFPNTWDNHSDEGVGSSEEELNCGAVEAAESQEIGGAHSSGDRELKGMLLNKYSGYLSSLRKEFLKKRKKGKLPKDARTTLLDWWTIHYRWPYPTEEEKLQLSEMTGLDQRQINNWFINQRKRHWKPSEDMRFALMEGVGGSTGGPVMFDTGFGTGNIHDGM from the exons ATGGAGGAATTTTACAGGATGATCGCAGGTGTGACATGTGCTGGCTCAAATGATCATGTGAACGTTCATCAGCAAGTTGAAAATATGTCTGCTAGTACTAGCAGCGCCAGTTGTGGTGGGTTTCATGGCGGTGGTCATGTGGTGGATGATCATAACATGCTGTTATTTGGGACGGAGGGTTTAGGATCCGATCATATGTCTGATCTGATCAAGTCCCGGATAGCCAGTCACCCTCGTTTCTCTGATTTAGTTACTGCATGCCTAGAATGCCAaaag GTTGGAGCACCAGCGGAGATGAAAAATCTGCTTGAAGAAATTGGAAGGGTAAGCCACCCAATGAGCACCTGCAGTGAGATAGGAGCTGATCCAGAACTAGACGAGTTCATG GAATCATATATTGGGGTTCTCCATAGATTCAAGGAGGAGCTATCTAAGCCATTCGATGAAGCAACAACATTCTTGGTCAACATTCAAACTCAACTTAGCAACCTCTGTAAAGGGACATTCCCAAATACCTGGGACAATCACTCTG ATGAAGGGGTCGGCAGTTCAGAGGAGGAACTTAACTGTGGGGCGGTGGAAGCAGCAGAGAGTCAAGAAATTGGTGGTGCTCATTCTAGTGGTGATCGGGAACTGAAAGGTATGCTGCTGAATAAGTACAGTGGCTACCTTAGCAGTTTGAGGAAGGAGttcttaaagaaaagaaagaaagggaagcTACCGAAGGATGCCAGGACTACCTTATTGGATTGGTGGACTATTCACTATAGGTGGCCATATCCTACG GAAGAGGAGAAATTGCAGCTGTCTGAGATGACTGGATTGGACCAAAGGCAGATCAACAACTGGTTCATAAACCAGAGGAAAAGACATTGGAAACCATCTGAAGACATGAGGTTTGCTCTCATGGAAGGCGTCGGTGGGAGCACCGGAGGACCTGTGATGTTTGACACTGGTTTTGGAACTGGAAATATTCATGATGGTATGTGA
- the LOC137723635 gene encoding homeobox protein knotted-1-like 1 isoform X2: MSASTSSASCGGFHGGGHVVDDHNMLLFGTEGLGSDHMSDLIKSRIASHPRFSDLVTACLECQKVGAPAEMKNLLEEIGRVSHPMSTCSEIGADPELDEFMESYIGVLHRFKEELSKPFDEATTFLVNIQTQLSNLCKGTFPNTWDNHSDEGVGSSEEELNCGAVEAAESQEIGGAHSSGDRELKGMLLNKYSGYLSSLRKEFLKKRKKGKLPKDARTTLLDWWTIHYRWPYPTEEEKLQLSEMTGLDQRQINNWFINQRKRHWKPSEDMRFALMEGVGGSTGGPVMFDTGFGTGNIHDGM; encoded by the exons ATGTCTGCTAGTACTAGCAGCGCCAGTTGTGGTGGGTTTCATGGCGGTGGTCATGTGGTGGATGATCATAACATGCTGTTATTTGGGACGGAGGGTTTAGGATCCGATCATATGTCTGATCTGATCAAGTCCCGGATAGCCAGTCACCCTCGTTTCTCTGATTTAGTTACTGCATGCCTAGAATGCCAaaag GTTGGAGCACCAGCGGAGATGAAAAATCTGCTTGAAGAAATTGGAAGGGTAAGCCACCCAATGAGCACCTGCAGTGAGATAGGAGCTGATCCAGAACTAGACGAGTTCATG GAATCATATATTGGGGTTCTCCATAGATTCAAGGAGGAGCTATCTAAGCCATTCGATGAAGCAACAACATTCTTGGTCAACATTCAAACTCAACTTAGCAACCTCTGTAAAGGGACATTCCCAAATACCTGGGACAATCACTCTG ATGAAGGGGTCGGCAGTTCAGAGGAGGAACTTAACTGTGGGGCGGTGGAAGCAGCAGAGAGTCAAGAAATTGGTGGTGCTCATTCTAGTGGTGATCGGGAACTGAAAGGTATGCTGCTGAATAAGTACAGTGGCTACCTTAGCAGTTTGAGGAAGGAGttcttaaagaaaagaaagaaagggaagcTACCGAAGGATGCCAGGACTACCTTATTGGATTGGTGGACTATTCACTATAGGTGGCCATATCCTACG GAAGAGGAGAAATTGCAGCTGTCTGAGATGACTGGATTGGACCAAAGGCAGATCAACAACTGGTTCATAAACCAGAGGAAAAGACATTGGAAACCATCTGAAGACATGAGGTTTGCTCTCATGGAAGGCGTCGGTGGGAGCACCGGAGGACCTGTGATGTTTGACACTGGTTTTGGAACTGGAAATATTCATGATGGTATGTGA